The Chelonia mydas isolate rCheMyd1 chromosome 3, rCheMyd1.pri.v2, whole genome shotgun sequence genome includes a region encoding these proteins:
- the LOC102947789 gene encoding ras-like GTP-binding protein rhoA: MAAVWKKITVVGDVACGKTCLLLAFCKEQFPKCYEPTVFETYVNDTEVDGKSMKLMLFDVAGQRQGNYQHFRSLFYKGTNVILMCFSVDRPNSLQNILDIWIPEVRLFCPTAPIVLVATKKELRNDEGVLERLAKLEQEPIKTAEGKALAASIGAYAYLECSAKTKDGIERVLQIIGQAAIRDGKKRRKHRMCFRLFTCGQKQ; this comes from the exons ATGGCtgctgtttggaaaaaaataactgtCGTGGGAGATGTTGCCTGTGGCAAGACATGCCTCCTGCTTGCCTTCTGCAAGGAACAGTTTCCCAAATGCTATGAGCCAACAGTGTTTGAAACCTATGTCAATGACACCGAGGTTGATGGGAAGTCGATGAAGCTGATGCTCTTTGATGTAGCAGGGCAGCGCCAAGGTAATTATCAGCACTTCCGTTCGTTGTTCTATAAAGGCACAAATGTCATCTTAATGTGCTTCTCAGTGGACAGGCCAAATTCACTGCAGAACATCCTTGACATTTGGATTCCAGAGGTCAGACTgttctgccccacagctcccattgttctGGTGGCTACCAAGAAAGAACTGAGGAACGATGAGGGTGTGCTGGAAAGACTTGCTAAACTGGAACAAGAGCCAATAAAGACGGCAGAAGGAAAGGCCTTGGCTGCTAGCATTGGGGCATATGCCTATCTGGAGTGCTCTGCAAAGACGAAAGATGGCATTGAGAGAGTCTTACAGATTATTGGTCAAGCTGCAATACGAGatggaaagaagagaagaaagcaTCGGATGTGCTTCAGATTGTT CACTTGTGGACAGAAGCAATGA